In the genome of Candidatus Desulfatibia profunda, the window TTCCGGCAGAAATCCCGCAACCAGGCTTCCACGTCGGAAATCCCGAATCCCTTGACCTGGGTGGCATGGCACCGCAGGGCGGCAAGCTTGAGATCAAAGGTGCTTGTAATGTCCGAGCGGTAGTTGACATCTTCCGCGGCCCAGAACAGCATTTCCTGGACGTTGTGCGGCTCCAGGCCCGCCTCCAGCAGATCGGGATACGCCAGATGATCCCTGGCAAGCGGGTAGACGGCATCCAGAGCAACCTGGCCGATGATGCGATGATCACGATGCCAGATGTAGCGGCGATAAGGATCCGAAGTTGCAACGATAGCCGGCCGATACATCCGGATCAGCCGGACGATTTGCTTCCGAAACTCCGGCGTGTCTTCCAGACCCTGGTCGGAATATCGCAGGAATTTGACTGCATGCACGCCCAGGATTTGAGCCGCGGCCAATTGTTCTTTTTCCCGTATGCACGCCAATTCTTCCGGCTGCAGGCTGCGGTCGCTGGTGCCTTTTTCTCCGCTGGTACAAACAATATAAACCACCTGCCGTCCCTGCCGGGTCCATTGAGCCACTGTTCCGGCGATACCTATTTCAGCATCATCCGGGTGGGCGGATATTACCATAACATCTGCAGCGGTCAGCACGTTGAACCTCCTGATTATGTAGTATAACTACCAACTCAAGTTTTGCACCCTGATTTAAGCGGCGGCAGTCTGAAATTAACCTGGCGCCGTTTTTTTCAGTACAGTTGTGTATTGGTCGGTTACGGCCGCGGCCACTTTCGACCAGTCAAATTCAAGTACGGATGCGCGCACGGCTTCGGGCGCCGGCACCGTGGAAGACGGCCCCGGCAAAAAGATCTCAATGCCTCTGGCGAAGGCGAGGGGGGTTTCATCGCTGACCACATGTCCGGTTTGTCCTTCACGCAAGACATTTTCAAAGGCACCCACCGGTGCAGCCACAACGGGGGTTCCGCAGGCCAGAGCCTCGAGCCCTGCCAGTCCGAAGCTTTCGTAGCGGGAAGGGATGACAAGCACGTTTGCCGCACAAAAGTACAGCGGCATAACGGAGTGTTCGACCCGCCCGGCAAAGGTCACGCAGTGCTC includes:
- a CDS encoding PIG-L family deacetylase → MLTAADVMVISAHPDDAEIGIAGTVAQWTRQGRQVVYIVCTSGEKGTSDRSLQPEELACIREKEQLAAAQILGVHAVKFLRYSDQGLEDTPEFRKQIVRLIRMYRPAIVATSDPYRRYIWHRDHRIIGQVALDAVYPLARDHLAYPDLLEAGLEPHNVQEMLFWAAEDVNYRSDITSTFDLKLAALRCHATQVKGFGISDVEAWLRDFCRKMAAGENFELAEAFHRVKIYGHPVSADNSPD